TCCTGAAACTGTTATTGCCCTTGAAGAAGCAAGACAATTAGGGGATTTAAAAGAAAATGCCGAATATCATGCTGCAAAAGAAAAATTAAAATTAATTGATGTACAAATTGCAGAACTTGGTGCAGTTCTTAGTAAAGCTGTAATTATTGATCCCTCTTCTTTACCTCACGATAGAGTTTCATTTGGTTCGACTGTAAAATTAGTAAACACAGACACTGATGAAGAGTATGAGTACTCAATTGTAGGTGGTGTTGAATCTAATGCTGAAAAAGGAATGATTTCATTTAATTCACCTTTAGCTAAACAATTAATGGGGAAAGAAGAGGGTGATGAATTTAGTGCAACCTTACCAGGTGGTGTAAAAACTTTTGAAGTCTTGGAAGTATTTTACAAAGAACTTGAACTATAATGTTTAAATCAAACTTATTATATTTTGCTTATGTTTCCTAATATAAAAGAAAATGCTATATTTATTGCAGATTCTCACTTCAATGAAAAAAGGTCTCAACTTTTAACTTTTTTAAAAAAATTAAAATCAAAAGAGATAAAAACAGAACAACTATTTCTAATGGGTGATATGTTTGATTTTATCTCTGGAGAAAGTAAATACTTCATCAAAAGAAATAAAAAAGTAATCTCTTTAATAAATGAATTATCTCAAAATATTGAAATGATATATTTAGAAGGTAACCATGATTACAATTTAAAAAATCTATTCCCAAATGTAAAAGTATACAAAAGAGAAACACATCCTATTTTTATGAATTATCAAAATCAAGAAGTAGCTTTAAGTCATGGGGATATATTTGTAAATGATAAATTTTATGATGTTTATTGTAAATTTATTAGAAATCATATTTTTTTACTTTTTATGAATACAATTGATTTTAAAAATTATATCTCTAAAAAGATTTATTATGGGCTTTTGGGAAAGAATATTTGTCATAATATCAAAAGCTTTAAAGATATCGTTTCAAAAAGAGTTAAGCACTATGATGCAAAAATAATTATTGAAGGACATTTTCATCAAGGAAAAGAGTATATTATTCATGAAAAAAGATATAAAAACATACAATCTTTAACTTGTAGCAACGAATATGTAGTTTTAGAAAATAATAAATTTATAGGAAAAAGTCTATGACTGATATAACTTTTGTATTAATTATTTTTGTAATTTTGATATTAGTTTTTTTATTGACTCTATTTTTTTTATAAAATAAAAAAGACAAAAAGAGTTATAGGTTCATACCATAAAGAAGATACAAAAAAATATATTAATACAAGACTTATAACTCTACCTTCTTCTTTTGAGTCTTTAAGTAATAATACTTTGAGAGAAGAATCAAAAGAATTATTTGAAATATTTAAATTGTTAGATTATAAAAATAAACATGAAGAATATGAAAAAAAATCTTGGCACTCTTGGCAAATGAGTTTTTTAATTGCTATGTATAAAAGAGATTTGGAACTTTTTTTACCCACTTGTAATGATGTTTTTCATGAAGAAATATTAAAAGACGGTTTAGAAAATCTTCAAATATCACTAAAACAAATAATGGGAAAATACAAAAAAGAAGTACGAGTAGATAAATCAAAAGATATCTTGTCAAAACATCTAATTTGGGAAGGTAAAGAAGTAGAAAGATTGATGTATTATTTATATAAATATAAAAACACTAGTAAGGATAAGTCATAGCAGAGTTTAAAGTTGAAAGTAAATATAGCCCAGCTGGAGATCAACCCCAAGCAATAGAAAAATTAAGTGAATCAATACTTGCAGGTAATCAATATAATACACTGCTTGGAGTAACAGGTTCAGGTAAAACTTATACTATGGCAAAAGTTATTGAGAAAACTCAAAAACCAACTTTAATAATGACTCATAATAAAACTTTGGCTGCCCAACTATACAGTGAATTTAAATCTTTTTTCCCTAACAATCATGTGGAATATTTTATCTCTTATTATGATTATTATCAACCAGAAGCTTATATTCCAAGAAGTGATTTGTTTATAGAAAAAGACAGTTCTATAAACTCAGAACTTGAAAGAATGAGATTAAGTGCAACAGCTTCTTTACTCTCTTTTGATGATGTTATTGTAGTAGCTTCTGTCTCTGCAAACTATGGTTTAGGAAATCCTGCTGAATATAAATCTATGGTACAAAAACTATCTGTGGGATTTGAATACTCACAACGTACGCTTTTAATGAAACTTGTGGACATGGGTTATAAAAGAAATGACAAGTTTTTTGACCGAGCTGATTTTAGAGTAAACGGGGATGTTATTGATGTCTTTCCTGCTTATTGGCAAGATGAATTTATTCGCATAGAGTTTTTTGCAGATGAAGTTGAATCAATTTCTATTCATGAATACATGACTAATGTAAAACAAAAAGATGTACAAGATGTAACTATTTATTCTGTAAATCCTTTTGTTGTAAATAGTGAAAACCTAGCAACAGCTGTAAAAAAAATTGAAGAAGAGTTAGAAGATAGATTGGCCTTTTTAAAGGCTGAAGATAGACTTGTAGAGTATCAAAGACTAAAACAGAGAGTAGAGTTCGATTTAGAGATGATTGAAGGTACTGGTATGTGTAAAGGAATAGAAAACTATGCTCGACACTTGACAGGACTTGAACCTGGTGAAACACCTTACTCTATGATGGATTATTTTGAACAAATAGGAAAAGACTTTTTACTTATAGTTGATGAATCTCACGTATCATTACCCCAATTTAGAGGAATGCACGCCGCAGATAAAAGTAGAAAAGAAGTTCTTGTTGAGTATGGATTTAGATTACCAAGTGCTTTAGATAACCGTCCTTTGATGTTTGATGAATTTATCAATAAAGCCCCACATTATCTGTTTGTAAGTGCAACACCAAATGAACTAGAAACTTCAATGAGTTCAGTTGTAGCTGAGCAAATTATTAGACCAACTGGATTGTTAGACCCAACTATTGAGATTATGGATAGTGAATTTCAAGTTGAAAAATTACATGATGAAATCAAAAAAGTTGCTGCAAAAAATGAGCGGGTTTTAGTTACAGTTTTAACTAAAAAAATGGCAGAAGAACTAACAGCATATTATTTAGACTTAGGTATAAGAGTAAAATATATGCATAGTGAGATAGATACTTTGGAACGAGTAGAAATCATTCGTCAATTGCGATTGGGTGAATTCGATGTTCTAGTTGGAATCAATCTTTTAAGGGAAGGTTTAGATATCCCAGAAACTTCTTTGGTAGCTATTTTGGATGCAGATAAAGAAGGATTTTTAAGAAGTAAAACTTCTCTTATCCAAACAATGGGAAGAGGGGCAAGAAATCAAAATGGACGGGTTATTTTATTTGCTAAAAGAGTAACTGATTCTATGCAGTTTGCCATAGATGTGACAAATAAAAGAAGAGAAGTTCAAGAAGCACACAATAAAAAGCATGGCATCACACCAACTAGTACCACAAGAGTATTAGAAGATAACCTAAAACTTGAAGAGTACGATGCTGTAGCCTTGAAGTTAGAGAAGTTAGACAAAATGCCAGCAGCTGAGAGAAAGAAGATGCTCATAGAGCTAAATAAGGCGATGACAAAAGCTTCAAAAGACTTGAACTTCGAAGAAGCGATAAGGCTCCGTGACGAAATAGAAAAAATCAAAAAATTGTAAATAGAGGTTCATCTTTTGTCCAAACTCTGCGTTGGATAGGAATTCTTAATGCTCACGTACTTTAGTACGCTCCGCATAAAAATTTCTCTCCGCCTTGATTTTAAACAAAATCTAAATCTCTATTTACAATTTTGCTTTAAGTAATTTTATAATTATTATTCTAGTTTTATTCCTATTCTATTTGTATTCTCATAATTTGAATAAATTATTTTTGCATTGCCATAGATTAATCTTTGCGGAACTGTTCCCCAAAATCTCGAATCATTTGAGTGGTCTCTATTATCACCCATCATAAAATATTGATTCTCTGGAACTTTTATTGGAGACATGTTAAATAGTTGTTGTGGATTAAGTCCATTATCTGTTACACTTGGGTCATTGTGAATACCAGGATGATCTTTTCTATATGGATTTTTTATCCAAAGTTTTCCATCAAATTCTGATATTTGTGTTATTGGGTAATTTTTCTTAACATACTCATTACCTTCATGTGGGTGTAGATATAATACTTTATTTTGAAGAGCAACAATATCTCCACCAACTGCAACACATCTTTTTACATAATAAACTGTCTCTTCATTTGGATATCTAAATACAACAATATCTCCACGTTTTACAAAATCATAACTTCTTGTAGCAAGAATAGTGTCATTTCTTATAATAGTTTTTGCCATTGAATTAGCAGGTACACTAAATAGCTTTACTGGTGTATCCAATTTTAATAACATTATTAAGGTAAATACAATTAAATAATAAACAATAACAAATAATAAGATATATGGTGATGTACTATATTTAGAATTGTTAATATTTTTTTGTTTTTTTATAATTATAATCGGCTCAATAAATGAGTATAAAAATATTAAAATAAGAAGACTTTCTACAATAATAAATAAATAAAAATTAAAATAAATTAATGCTATATATAAAGAAAGAAAATGTATGACTAAGAATAAAGGAAAGATAGTGATAGCTTTTTTTATTCGGCCAATATACAAATGACCAGCTCCCATTGCAATTAAATTAAAAATTAGTAATTTTAAAATACTCTTTTTTTGAATTTCTTTCATTTGTATCCTTGAAATTAAATAGTCACTAAAATATTATCAATAAAGTACTTAATATATAAATTATCCTATTAACCTCTGAAACAAAATATCTTCTAAATTTTGTCTTGAATCAACTACTAACAAAATATAAACTATTTGATTCTCTATTTTATAAATGATTCGCCATCGTTTGTGAATAACTTCTCTGTATTTTGAGATACCAATTTCACTAAGTTCTGGTACTACTCTGTTTCTTTCAGGAAAATAGTGGAGTTTATTACACTCTTCTTTTATTTCAAAGAATATTTTTTTTGCTGTATTTACACTATCTGTTTTGATATATTCTATTATGTTTAAAAGGTCGTTTTGGGCGATTTCCGTCCATTGTACTTCGTAGTTCTTCATTTAGTTGAATAGTTTATTTTCTAAATTGTTAAACATTTCATCTTGTTTTAGTAGGTTTTTGTTTTCTATGTCTTTTTCACTTAGAATTATTAGTTTTAACAAGTTGATTGAATTTTGCATATTTTCATAGCTTTTTATATCTTGCACTACAGCTTTTGCTTCGCCATTTTGCGTAATTATAACAGTTCTTTTATTTTCATTGACGCCATTGATTACATCAGCTGTTTTAGATTTTAGAAAACTTATTGGTTTTATATCTTGACTTAAATACATGATATTCCTTTTTATGTCTTAAATTGTACTAAATTTAGATTTAATTTGGTATTAAGAATATATATTCTTTTATATTTTAATCCAATATTTAAAATAATCTACTAAAATCTCATCATGAAAAAAGCAACTAAAAAAGATATTGAAATAATAAAAGAAGCCTTTGTTGAAAAATACTCTGATGCTGTTACAGAACTGAGTTATAAAAATGATTTTGAATTATTGATTGCTATTATACTGTCGGCTCAATGTACGGATAAAAGGGTAAATATTATTACTCCTGCTTTGTTTGAAAAGTATCCTACTCCATTTGATTTAGCTGAGGCTTCACTTGATGAGGTTAAGGATTTATTGAAGTCTTGTTCTTTTTTTAACAATAAATCACAAAATATCATTAAGATGGCTCGAAGTGTAGTTGAACTTCATGGGGGAGATATTCCGCATGATACGAAAGCCTTGATGAAGCTAGCTGGTGTTGGAAATAAAACGGCAAATGTATTTATGATAGAAGCTGAGGGAGCTAATTTAATGGCTGTGGATACTCATGTATTTAGAGTATCGCATCGTTTAGGTTTAAGTGATGGAAAAACTGTTGAGCAAACAGAAGAACATTTGGTAAAAAAACTAAAAGGTGATTTACATATCTTTCATCAAGCTATGGTTTTATTTGGGAGATATACCTGTAAAGCAGTTAAACCTGAGTGTGATAATTGTCTATTTCCTCATGTTTGTAAGACAAAACAATCTTTTAAGCCTGCTTAGACTTAAAAGATTATTGCTCTTTACACTCTTCAGTCCATTTATCAAAAATATATTCATCTTGGATTTTATTGATATTTACATTATTCGCAACACATAAATACTCTTTGCCATTCTTTTTAATTATATAAGTAAATTTATAAATATAGTGGTCTTTTGAAGAGACAACTTTATTATTTAAAAGTTCACTTGAGAGTTTTAATATTTCTATATTGTTCTCTTGTTTATACTTCTCTTTAAAAGCATTTGGGAAAAAATTCTCTTGATTTTTTTGATACATTGTAAAAACTAATATTACAATTATGACAATAGAAGATAAGATAATAATCTCTCTTTTTTCAAATTTATTATCTAGTTTGTAGATAATAATTCCTATTAAAATAATAACTAGTATAATTCCTAAAAATATTTGCATAATCTTTCCTATTTAATTTTTATTTATGATAATTTACTTTGAATACTTTTTTTATAATCATCTTTTAAACTGATTGTAGCATTTATTGGTGCATTTGAAGAGCTTACTTTTCTTTTAACTACATTTTTTGGTATATATTTAAATGGTTTTTTACTTAATGCCTTTTCATCCACATCAATAGTAGATATGAGTTCACTTTTTATACTTTTTAATATCGTTAAAACAGTATCCAAATTTTTATCTTCAATCTCTAATGTAATTTTTGCCATATTTATTCCATAAATTTATTTTAGTATATCATATTTAGATTTATTATATTAAAATTTATGTTTATCATAATTAAATCAACAAGTAAAAGTGATTTTAAATATTAATTATTTCTTTTTATAAAACGTTAGCACATATTTGTTTATGCCTTCCATGAAGAGATTTTAGATAAAGAATTAAAGGCATTTACATTATTAATATTAATTTAAATATTATAATTAACATAAAATTAACAGACATATATAATAATCTCTCTAAAATAAAAGGAGAGAGTATTGAAAAAGTCTATATGTCTGTTAAGTATTGTTGCTTCAACAGTTTTATTAGGGAATGAAGTTGAAGTACCAACAGTAAATGTTGCGGAAAAGATAAACACAAAAGTAGTTAAAGATATAAGTGAAGATCAACTGAAATCAGCGGATTTAGCGGAAGCTTTAAGTAAAAATGTACCTTCAATATCAATTGTAAGAAGAAATGGGATTGCAAATGATATTATTTTGAGAGGACAAAAGAAAGATAATATCAATGTATTAATAGATGATGCAAAGATATATGGAGCTTGTCCAAATAGAATGGATCCAGTAACATCACATATATTAACAAATAATGTAGAAAGTGTAGAAGTAATAGAAGGACCATACGATGTTGAGAACTTTGGAACATTAAGTGGGAAAGTTCAAGTACATACAAAAGAGCCAACAAAAGATTTACATGGAGAAGTTAATTTAAATGCTGGAAGCTTCAATTATAGAAAAGCAAGTGCAACAATAAGTGGAGGAACAGATAGATTTAAATTATTACTTTCAGCTTCAACTGAAAAAAGTGATCAATATAAAGATGGAAATGGTAATGACTTTTATGAACAGCAAGTTGAAAATGGAATAGCAGCTAAGTCAGATAGAGAGTATTCAAAAGATAATCAAAACCACGAAGCATATACTAAAAAAACACTTCTCTCAAAAGCTATTTTTAATATAGATGATAGTTCAGAAGTAAAACTTTCATATACAGCAAACAGAAGTGATAATGTACTATATCCTAATACTCCAATGGATGCTGATTACGATGATTCAAATATTTATACTCTTGGATATGCAAAAAGAGATTTAGGTAAGTATTCAAAAGAGCTAAATTTAGATTATTATTACTCAGATGTTGACCATCCTATGAGTACAAAACTAAGAGATGCTGGAAAAATGATGTATATGACAAATCATATGAAATCATCTATTTGGGGAACAAAACTAAAAAACAGTATGGAACTTTCTGATTATTTAGTTACTCTTGGTTTAGATACTAGTGTTAGAAATTGGAGAGGTGAAAGTCATATGACATCAGTTGCAACTGGTGTTGATTCAGCTTTTAATACAACATTAGCATCAACAGATACTACAAATAAAGCAATTTTTGCAAAAGTTGAAAAAAATATTGGAAAATTAGATTTAGAATTTGGTTCTAGATATGACCATACAAAAATTGATGCGGATTCTAGTGCTAAAACAGATAGAAACTATAATGCCTTAAGTGCAAATGTTTTTGCTACGTATAATGCTGATAAAAGTACTAAATATTTTGCAGGAATAGGTAAATCTTCAAGAGTTCCTGATGCAAGAGAGCTTTATTATGGAAATACTAATAATGATTTAGAACAAACAAAAAACTATGAAGCTGATCTTGGTTTTGAAAAGACTATTGGAAACTTCAATATAAAAACAAAACTATTTTATTCAGTGCTAAAAGATTATATTTATAACAAAACTACAAGTCCTACAACTACAAAATTTGAAAATATTGATGCAAAAATTTATGGTATAGAAATTAGTGGATTTTATTATATGAGTGATTTCTTATCTTTAGATTATGGTATGGCATATCAAAGAGGGCAAAAGGATAAAGCACTTGAGGGACAAAGTGATAAAGATTTAGCAGAAATAACACCATTGAAAGCAAATCTTGCATTAAACTATGAGTACTCAATACATAAATTGACAGCTGAAATGGTTGCAGTTGATAATTGGAATCACAATGATAGTGATAATGGAGAACAAAAGTTAGGTGGATATGCTATTTTTAATTTAAAGTATAAAAATAACATAACTAAAAACTTTGAAATAACAGTAGGTGTTGATAATGTATTTGACAAAACTTATGCTTCAACAAATACTTATAATGATATCAAATATGTTGGAAATGGTAAAACAGAACTTTTAAATGATCCAGGAAGATATGGATATATTAATTTAAGATATAAATTCTAATAAAATAAAAGGAGAGAGTATTGAAAAAGTCTATATGTCTGTTAAGTATTGTTGCTTCAACAGTTTTGTTAGGGAATGAAGTTGAAGTACCAACAGTAAATGTTGCGGAAAAGATAAACACAAAAGTAGTTAAAGATATAAGTGAAGATCAACTAAAATCAGCGGATTTAGCGGAAGCTTTAAGTAAAAATGTACCTTCAATATCAATTGTAAGAAGAAATGGGATTGCAAATGATATTATTTTGAGAGGACAAAAGAAAGATAATATCAATGTATTAATAGATGATGCAAAGATATATGGAGCTTGTCCAAATAGAATGGATCCAGTAACATCACATATATTAACAAATAATGTAGAAAGTGTAGAAGTAATAGAAGGACCATACGATGTTGAGAACTTTGGAACATTAAGTGGGAAAGTTCAAGTACATACAAAAGAGCCAACAAAAGATTTACATGGAGAAGTTAATTTAAATGCTGGAAGCTTCAATTATAGAAAAGCAAGTGCAACAATAAGTGGAGGAACAGATAGATTTAAATTATTACTTTCAGCTTCAACTGAAAAAAGTGATCAATATAAAGATGGAAATGGTAATAATTTTTACGAACAGCAAGTTGAAAAAGGTGTTTCTTCTACAACACGTTATAAAGATTCTAATGAAAAAGCATATACTAAAAAAACACTCTTATCTAAACTAATTTTTAATATAGATGATAGTTCAGAAGTAAAATTATCATATACTGCAAATAGAAGTGATAATGTATTATATCCAGCTGGTGGAATGGATGCTGATTATGATGATTCAAATATCTATACTATCGGGTATACAAAAAGAGATTTAGGTAAGTATTCAAAAGAGTTGAATTTAGATTATTATTACTCAGATGTAGATCATCCTATGAGTACAAAATTAAGAAATCCTACTATGATGTATATGACAAGTCATATGAAAACATCAATTTGGGGAACAAAATTAAAAAATAGTATGGAACTTGCTGATTCAATTTTAACAGTTGGATTAGATACAAGTGTTAGAAACTGGAGAAGTAATAATTATCAAACATCAATTACAACAGGGAAGATTACACCAACTGCTGATTCTTTTCCATCAACAGATACTACAAATAAAGCAATATTCGCAAAATTAGAGAAAGATTTTGGTAAATTAAATTTAGATTTTGGTTCAAGATATGACCATACAAATATTGAGCCAGATGGTAATACAAAAAATGAAAGAAAATACAATGCACTAAGTGCAAATGTTTTTGCTGTTTATAATCAAGATGAATTTACTAAGTATTTTGCAGGAATTGGTAAATCTTCTAGAGTTCCTGATGCAAGAGAACTTTATTTTTCAGGAATGGGTTCAAAAGGGAATCAAGATTTAAAACAAACAAAAAACTATGAAGCTGATCTTGGTTTTGAAAAAACAATAGGTAATTTTAATATTAAATCAAAACTTTTTTATTCTGTATTAAAAGATTATATTTATAACAATGCAACAAGTAAAAAGTTTGAAAATGTTGATGCTAAGATTTATGGTGCAGAAATAAGTGGATTCTATTTATTAGGAGATTCATTTTCAGCAGATTATGGAATTGCTTATCAAAGAGGAAAAAAAGATAAAGCACTAGATGGTCAAACAAATAAAAACTTAGCTGAAATTCCTCCTTTAAAAGCTAATATAGCTTTAAATTATGAGTATTCAATTCATAAACTAACAGCAGAAATGGTAGCTGTTGATAACTGGAATAAAATTGATAGTGATAATGGTGAACAGAAGTTAGGCGGATATGCTCTTTTTAATTTAAAATATAAAAATAGCATAAGCAAAAATTTTGAAATAACTTTAGGTGTTGATAATGTATTTGATAAAACTTATGCTTCAACAAATACTTATAAAGATATTTCATATACAGTTATAGGTGGAAATCAAATTACTTTTAATGATCCAGGAAGATATGGATATATAAATTTAAGATATAAATTTTAATAAAATAAAAGGAAGATTTCTTCCTTTTATTCAAAGTCCATTCTAACTTGAGTTTGACCTGTTGTTCCAAATGCTAGGTCGATTTTTGTAGCTATTTCTTTAAAATCTACATCTTGAACAGTTTTTAGAGTTTTTATAATCTCTTTTTTCCCATTTACTAACTCTTTTGATTTTATACCATGGGAGATTGATAAACTAGCTTCAATAAAAGCTGATAATTTATCACATTGTTTTAAAGCTTTTCCATCTATTGCATTATATTTATCAACATTGTATGAAGCTAAACCATCATTTACAATTTGTATACTATCTTCATTGATTTTGTCTAAAAATTCATCTTTTATGCCATCATATAAACCTAAAAGATATGAGAATTCTTCTTTGATTTTTTCAGGAATATTTGGCATGATATCATCTTCTATTTTTATGATTTCATATTCACTAATTATTTCAGATAAATCATCAACACAATATTTTACAGGAGAAATAATATCTCTTGTTAGTGCTTCTGGTAAATCATGAAATAGTGCTGTGTAAAAGTTGTTTTGCAATCTTTTACCACAAGCATTTACATCAAGTGAATAAAAGTATCCAAATAATGCAACTGTTAACATATGCCCTAAAACAGAAGTTTCAGGTATTCTAGGTGTTTGTGACCATCTTTTTTGGAACCTAAGTCTTCCACTTAAATCAACTATTTTAGATAGTTTTTTATTTAGGGCAATTTTTCTCACTCCTATTAATTCATAATAATCTTCAAGTTCCTCTTCAACACTTTTTTTCACATCTTCTATGTCACTTAAAAAAGCGCTTGTTTGATATACAATAGAAAATTCCCATTTTGTGGCAAGATATGAGGCTGCTTTATTTATAAATCTCTCTTTTTTGTACATTTCTGGATTTTCTAAATATTCTTGGAATTTTTTTAAAAAATTACCGCCATCTATATCTTTTATAGAGTCATGAAGTTTTTCTATAACCCAAGTATTTATCTCTTTTGATTTTTTTTGTAAGGCATTTCGAAAAACGTCAGGTCTAATGTCAGTTACTACTACTCGTCGTAAGA
This portion of the Arcobacter nitrofigilis DSM 7299 genome encodes:
- the greA gene encoding transcription elongation factor GreA codes for the protein MEKEPMTNVGYKKITGELDFLKSHERPETVIALEEARQLGDLKENAEYHAAKEKLKLIDVQIAELGAVLSKAVIIDPSSLPHDRVSFGSTVKLVNTDTDEEYEYSIVGGVESNAEKGMISFNSPLAKQLMGKEEGDEFSATLPGGVKTFEVLEVFYKELEL
- a CDS encoding UDP-2,3-diacylglucosamine diphosphatase, with the translated sequence MFPNIKENAIFIADSHFNEKRSQLLTFLKKLKSKEIKTEQLFLMGDMFDFISGESKYFIKRNKKVISLINELSQNIEMIYLEGNHDYNLKNLFPNVKVYKRETHPIFMNYQNQEVALSHGDIFVNDKFYDVYCKFIRNHIFLLFMNTIDFKNYISKKIYYGLLGKNICHNIKSFKDIVSKRVKHYDAKIIIEGHFHQGKEYIIHEKRYKNIQSLTCSNEYVVLENNKFIGKSL
- the uvrB gene encoding excinuclease ABC subunit UvrB; this encodes MAEFKVESKYSPAGDQPQAIEKLSESILAGNQYNTLLGVTGSGKTYTMAKVIEKTQKPTLIMTHNKTLAAQLYSEFKSFFPNNHVEYFISYYDYYQPEAYIPRSDLFIEKDSSINSELERMRLSATASLLSFDDVIVVASVSANYGLGNPAEYKSMVQKLSVGFEYSQRTLLMKLVDMGYKRNDKFFDRADFRVNGDVIDVFPAYWQDEFIRIEFFADEVESISIHEYMTNVKQKDVQDVTIYSVNPFVVNSENLATAVKKIEEELEDRLAFLKAEDRLVEYQRLKQRVEFDLEMIEGTGMCKGIENYARHLTGLEPGETPYSMMDYFEQIGKDFLLIVDESHVSLPQFRGMHAADKSRKEVLVEYGFRLPSALDNRPLMFDEFINKAPHYLFVSATPNELETSMSSVVAEQIIRPTGLLDPTIEIMDSEFQVEKLHDEIKKVAAKNERVLVTVLTKKMAEELTAYYLDLGIRVKYMHSEIDTLERVEIIRQLRLGEFDVLVGINLLREGLDIPETSLVAILDADKEGFLRSKTSLIQTMGRGARNQNGRVILFAKRVTDSMQFAIDVTNKRREVQEAHNKKHGITPTSTTRVLEDNLKLEEYDAVALKLEKLDKMPAAERKKMLIELNKAMTKASKDLNFEEAIRLRDEIEKIKKL
- the lepB gene encoding signal peptidase I, with protein sequence MKEIQKKSILKLLIFNLIAMGAGHLYIGRIKKAITIFPLFLVIHFLSLYIALIYFNFYLFIIVESLLILIFLYSFIEPIIIIKKQKNINNSKYSTSPYILLFVIVYYLIVFTLIMLLKLDTPVKLFSVPANSMAKTIIRNDTILATRSYDFVKRGDIVVFRYPNEETVYYVKRCVAVGGDIVALQNKVLYLHPHEGNEYVKKNYPITQISEFDGKLWIKNPYRKDHPGIHNDPSVTDNGLNPQQLFNMSPIKVPENQYFMMGDNRDHSNDSRFWGTVPQRLIYGNAKIIYSNYENTNRIGIKLE
- a CDS encoding type II toxin-antitoxin system RelE/ParE family toxin, yielding MKNYEVQWTEIAQNDLLNIIEYIKTDSVNTAKKIFFEIKEECNKLHYFPERNRVVPELSEIGISKYREVIHKRWRIIYKIENQIVYILLVVDSRQNLEDILFQRLIG
- a CDS encoding type II toxin-antitoxin system Phd/YefM family antitoxin; its protein translation is MYLSQDIKPISFLKSKTADVINGVNENKRTVIITQNGEAKAVVQDIKSYENMQNSINLLKLIILSEKDIENKNLLKQDEMFNNLENKLFN
- the nth gene encoding endonuclease III, whose product is MKKATKKDIEIIKEAFVEKYSDAVTELSYKNDFELLIAIILSAQCTDKRVNIITPALFEKYPTPFDLAEASLDEVKDLLKSCSFFNNKSQNIIKMARSVVELHGGDIPHDTKALMKLAGVGNKTANVFMIEAEGANLMAVDTHVFRVSHRLGLSDGKTVEQTEEHLVKKLKGDLHIFHQAMVLFGRYTCKAVKPECDNCLFPHVCKTKQSFKPA
- a CDS encoding TonB-dependent receptor; this encodes MKKSICLLSIVASTVLLGNEVEVPTVNVAEKINTKVVKDISEDQLKSADLAEALSKNVPSISIVRRNGIANDIILRGQKKDNINVLIDDAKIYGACPNRMDPVTSHILTNNVESVEVIEGPYDVENFGTLSGKVQVHTKEPTKDLHGEVNLNAGSFNYRKASATISGGTDRFKLLLSASTEKSDQYKDGNGNDFYEQQVENGIAAKSDREYSKDNQNHEAYTKKTLLSKAIFNIDDSSEVKLSYTANRSDNVLYPNTPMDADYDDSNIYTLGYAKRDLGKYSKELNLDYYYSDVDHPMSTKLRDAGKMMYMTNHMKSSIWGTKLKNSMELSDYLVTLGLDTSVRNWRGESHMTSVATGVDSAFNTTLASTDTTNKAIFAKVEKNIGKLDLEFGSRYDHTKIDADSSAKTDRNYNALSANVFATYNADKSTKYFAGIGKSSRVPDARELYYGNTNNDLEQTKNYEADLGFEKTIGNFNIKTKLFYSVLKDYIYNKTTSPTTTKFENIDAKIYGIEISGFYYMSDFLSLDYGMAYQRGQKDKALEGQSDKDLAEITPLKANLALNYEYSIHKLTAEMVAVDNWNHNDSDNGEQKLGGYAIFNLKYKNNITKNFEITVGVDNVFDKTYASTNTYNDIKYVGNGKTELLNDPGRYGYINLRYKF
- a CDS encoding TonB-dependent receptor gives rise to the protein MKKSICLLSIVASTVLLGNEVEVPTVNVAEKINTKVVKDISEDQLKSADLAEALSKNVPSISIVRRNGIANDIILRGQKKDNINVLIDDAKIYGACPNRMDPVTSHILTNNVESVEVIEGPYDVENFGTLSGKVQVHTKEPTKDLHGEVNLNAGSFNYRKASATISGGTDRFKLLLSASTEKSDQYKDGNGNNFYEQQVEKGVSSTTRYKDSNEKAYTKKTLLSKLIFNIDDSSEVKLSYTANRSDNVLYPAGGMDADYDDSNIYTIGYTKRDLGKYSKELNLDYYYSDVDHPMSTKLRNPTMMYMTSHMKTSIWGTKLKNSMELADSILTVGLDTSVRNWRSNNYQTSITTGKITPTADSFPSTDTTNKAIFAKLEKDFGKLNLDFGSRYDHTNIEPDGNTKNERKYNALSANVFAVYNQDEFTKYFAGIGKSSRVPDARELYFSGMGSKGNQDLKQTKNYEADLGFEKTIGNFNIKSKLFYSVLKDYIYNNATSKKFENVDAKIYGAEISGFYLLGDSFSADYGIAYQRGKKDKALDGQTNKNLAEIPPLKANIALNYEYSIHKLTAEMVAVDNWNKIDSDNGEQKLGGYALFNLKYKNSISKNFEITLGVDNVFDKTYASTNTYKDISYTVIGGNQITFNDPGRYGYINLRYKF